The Medicago truncatula cultivar Jemalong A17 chromosome 7, MtrunA17r5.0-ANR, whole genome shotgun sequence genome includes the window atttcataaagTTGTGTTATGGAAGTCTTTTCCATGCATTCTGttagtcaaaatcaataatcatgAAAACCGTCACTGATGTGATACTCAAATACAAAGAAATGTTGTAAATATAAAGGAACCACAAAAAGCTCGCTCGAAATTTTAAGACTTGAGACGAAGACAAACCGGTGGCGAAGGAGGAAGATGAAGTAGCGGTTTTCTAAAGGTCACAAATCCTTTTATGCTAGTGATTCCTTGCATTGGATTGTTCAACCAGTGATTATTTTATGATTAAGataaatactccatccgtttttaaatataagtaaattttactttttaggttcattcaattaatgatgtatgtggttaaaaaaatagattgtcTTGTAAAATAGTGTATGTTggttttttcttaatatgtgtgtgtttttttttaaagatacaTCTATACATTAAATTGAAACATTAActacactatattttttttttttatgaataccAAATTTTCTTAACAAGGCCGAACTATGtaatatgtgtgtgtttttttttatttttataatagacgaaatgacaaagcttTTATAAACACACACAATTGAAGGTATTGGGATTCGAATTCCGGTCATGGCATTCGGCCTAACAATTAGACATTTTTACCGGTTGAACTAGGACTTCTGAATTGTGTGTTTTATATTTAGGGTTGGAGGCAGTATTTTTCTGATTCTCTATCTATCAAAGTTTTCATTTAATTTGCACTCATGcgctatgttttttttttaattaaaaaaaacacattatgttctttttttttttttttttcaaacgcAAAACACGTGACGTTGGAATATGATCTTATACGGAgtataaaaattataacaattttattttcaacctTCTGATgacattataaaaaatataaaaattaaaagttacttAAATAGGATGGCATGAAACACGAGCTgcctctaaaaaatttataatttcagCATTTTCTTTGTGCACATTAAATTAAGAGGTGCACAAAAGACCATTTCTCTATTATTTGTCCAAGAAAAATATCTTAACTAATAAATCATTTTCTATTTCTACTAGTCAGAACTGAGAACTTTTTTATGGTAGAAAAGAACTAACAACTTTGACAATACAATCTGTTTACATTTTAAAGTTAATCAAGTAAATCatctaaataaatatttataattttatttttagtctctacaaaataaaatcatagttttTAGTTTCAGTGATATTTTTCTTTAGCTTTTTAGAGACGAAaaattgacataatttttttacggGGACGAAAAATGCTGAAGGAGAATTTTACAATGACTAAAAATACTGACGGAAAATTATAAAGAGACTAAAAACTATAGTTTTATTTATAGGGAGTAAAAACGAAATTATGGATATTTATAAAGACcgtttacttttttttgaagaaataaagaccatttacttaattaatccaTCTTTATATTATGTAAATAAGTTCACTCCGACGATTTAGACTATTATATTCATGTGAATGTGTTTTTGAAATCAATTGAAGTTTCAACTGAGTCAACTGTTAGGAGGTTTGATAATCCTGATAGAGGAGAAGTGTAAATCGTAAGATTCAAGGAAGAGGAAGCTTCAAGCTTTGCTAAAAAGTCAGCACAATTATTTCGTTGAtcgtttaatttaatttagaaaagCTAAATCCtaaattttatgcaaaaatattgaaaatattgttgaattatgttTCACACTATTGAGTCATCTTCAAAAGAGTTCTTAAGAGAAGGGggattttaaaatcctcaaaatgTAGAAATGTTTGgcatttgataaaaataatgtgtaAATAATTAAAAGCATGATTTCCAcacaaagataaatatattaaattgatcTTTCTAAAACAATctattaaattaatgtttacCATCCAAACATGAAACACgaaaatgattttatatctATACagaaattattagaaaaaaaaaaatttgactaaaaattgttattaaaaaataaaatttatataaattaatcatgcaaatagtaataataatattttaataaatcgGTGACGGTGCAGGAGACGGAGAGTAAGTGGTGAGTTGATGGTGGTGGTGCCTGGGTGTGGAGGAGGCCTGGGATGAGGAGACGGtttctgtaacgccctagttgttatttaattatttttagttgatttaaagtcttttatatgattctaaatgatttatgtttatttttatggtgtggtgtattttattaaatgtttacttttattatttaatagactaagtgagaattaggatttaattggagtctTGGGGTTGtattgagattttagagagttttgtaggaaaaatagaaaataagataaaatagatggaaagagataaataggagaagaataggttagaattattttcacgtacgtacagttttggagaaaagtcaagaggaGAAGAGAACCAAGAGAGAAGCTGCGATTTTgggattataaggtaagggtgaggctaactctcaatggttatagtttatataattctgattctgttttAGCAAAGGTTCTGGTTAATTTTAGAAtttggaattagggttaaaagttgTAGATTGATGATTAAATAATGGAAAAATGTTGAATTGGTGCAAAAACTGTGTACAAACCTTAAAAGATTCATAggttgatgtttagaatcaattttaaggttagaaccatgggattgggtgaatttttgaggaAAACTGCAATCTGCCCGTACTGATATTCATCGCTTGCCTCAGCGAGCAGCTTGTCTCGCCTCGCAAGTGAGCAATGCTCattgctcgcctcgcgagcaagattgctcgccatagcgagtaccAGAGAGAGAAaccttgatttttaaaatgttgttttagGTCGTATGttggatggttttgagtgcctggatgTTTATGGAGAGGACTGGTTAAGTTTTTAGATCAAAAAGAggattagggagcttaaaaatgaggatttagtaagaaaaatgtcaaaactctcGAGAGCAGCAATTttctgctcgccacggcgaacgacttactcgccatagcgagtagcccATTTCattgagctcgccatagcgagcagtgcACTCGCCTGGCGAGTTGCACAGTGGCTGAAGCCGTATTTGTGTTTTACGTACTGTTGGGTTGGATTCTTTGGGTAGAACAAATAATTATgataaattatgttattttactaGAGCTGTTgatttgaatatgattgattgtTGAATGCTGATttatgcataattgcatttaaaTAGAATATACAAGTTGTTGGATTCCATTGTCAAAAGTTGTTGTGTCACGAGTTGACCATGTTGAGGTGTAAGGCATATTTAAATATGCATTGTTGAGTAGTAGTTGTCGTTGtccatgttgttgttgttttagttgagttgtatgttgatatacacaaagtcgAGTCCATTGTATACTcataaactgttgagggctcatgccctggaatgttaatcattcaactgttgagggcttatgccctggaatgccttgtcattcaaactgttgagggctcatgccctggaatgttaatcattcaactattgagggcttatgccctagattgccttgtcattcaaactgttgagggctcatgccctggaatgccttgtcattcaaactgttgagggctcatgccctggaatgtttatcattcaaattgttgggggcttatgccccggaatgcttagtcattcaacacgttgaaaatggtaccacatgcatattgtagttgtcgttgttgttggttgcattgtcgttgtcatcgttgttgttgagtgagttgttgtcgttgttgttgattgagttgttgtcgttgttgttgattgaggtatcatcgttgttgttgagtgagttgttgtcgttgttgttgaatcttgtggttgtcgtcgttgttggttgaattagtaagtgttattaaagttgaagaagtatgaacATTATTGCTGAATATATGTTGCTAATTATGCTATTTAATTAAGTTGGTAAATGcagttgatgatttatttatctattattattgtttgtgaatctcaccccttctgcttggaaatgttgcccttcgtatgggtaacttgcaggtgatcgagtttaagctgctgttagattgctgtcgtgagtggactatctctcacgtgtgtctttaggtgctctgatacgtaacgggatgagaactttgttggatgcttttctattccttacgtattactttatgaagtttatgactatgtttttagacaGGATTTCTATGAGATATCTATgttgaggccttcgtgccaaagaccaCTATTTTTagatattgaataaattccgctctgaagtattaattattatgttattgaattttgaaggataattagttaattattccggttatgattttaagaaaagaagtgtgacattccgtttatgtgaattactctgattatttttatgaaatttttatgttgggaaaacggggtgttacagtttcCGAGTGTGCATCTCTGTTGCATAATGTTGTTTTGCATGACCATATTCATGACAGGTGGCAGTGGATTCTTGACCCTATTAATGGTTATTCCAATAAGGGGACATATACTTATCTCACAACGGCAGGTGTCTCTTCGGAGCGTGGTATGTTCGACGATTTGTGGAAGAAGCAAGTTCCGGTTAAGGTCTCTGTGTTTGCTTGGAGACTCCTTCACAATCGAATTCCAACTAAAGACAACCTTCTCCGTAGGCGAATCATTTCTTCGGACAACATTTCTTGTATAGGTGGGTGCGGTTCTTCCGAGACCGCGGACCATCTCCTATTTCGTTGTGATCATTTTGGTATGGTGTGGCACCGCAAATATCAGTGGCTAGGCATTTCTTTTATTGCTCCAGCTTCCGTTAGCGATCATCTTTACCAATTTGGTCGTCTGGCGGGGTTACCGCGATCTACACACTCTTTTGTGGCAATAATCTGGATGACTATTGTCTGTgttatttggaaggaaagaaacaacaagATTTTTAACCAGAAGATTGACAATTTGGATCATTTAGCAGACAACGTTAAATTTATGTCTTTTTCTTGGCTAAAGGCAAATATACCTACTTTCGCCTTCACTTACAACGACTGTTGGCGGCACCCATTACCTTGTATGGGTGTTATTATGTacctttattttttgtcattctTACGGTGTGTTTTTTGGTGGCACCAGACTCTTAACTTTGTATTTTGGTATGTGGTTctcttttgcacaccttgtaCGAGATGAATCACTCTTTGtgatctaatatattttattttggcttgttcaaaaaataataattaaaattaatcacGCACATGAGCCGCTAGCAACATAATTtagctctttaaaaaaaaaaactgataaatTATGATGTCGAAGAAAGcttgttataattttaattaaagtaaaGAAATGCAAAAATGTCAAATGCCGCTACCATCAGCTGAATttgacatctttttttttttgtggtggtcggggtttgaacctcgaacCTTACATATAATATCATGTtttatccctaccaactgagctaagctcacgaggacgggGAGTTTGAGATATCATTCAGGTGAATTAGTCCTAAGGTGAAAGAAATCAGGGGAATCCTCTATGAAATTCtaagttgaaaaaaattctttttatttcatcCAAATACTTGAGTTTTAATCCATCAAGATTACAAAAACTTATccttttaaatagttttatgaatCAAATTAAGTAAGGAAAAACAAGTTTGAAAATCAAACCAATTAATGAAAGACACAACTATTATGATACATGAGTACTAGGGGTGTTTGCAGtgtggtttggttcggttttgagcataaaagtcatccaaactgcgagataaaaaagcatgcggtttggtttggttcggttgatttttaaaaagtcatccaaaccaaaccaaaccaatgcggtttggattggttcggtttgtgAGGTTTATCacgagataaaaaaatattacattaactcCAATATTGTCAACTTggtacaaaataaacataggacattttattttgctatttatatgataaaatattagataaaacttatatcaaaataggtaaagttaagaagaaacataagcatgaaacaaattattggaaagtaaaggaaacaaattcatcactgtaaatgaattgaaagagatgGAAAGGAATTATAATCGAACCTGATGGTAACAATGAAAAAATCgaatcaaaagagattattCTTGAGCTATGTAATTGAGTTAgtacatatttaaataatattcattattcttgcagtttggtttggtttggttcagttgCTGAGATGCAAACCGCAAACAGAACCGAACCACTCGGTTCAGTGCAAAAGTCATCCGAATTCATCCGAACCAAGTGCTGTTTTTTGCGGTTtcaatttggtttggtttggtttgcggtttttctattgggttggttcAGTTTTGAACGCCCCTAATGAGTAAATCAAATCACTCTATGACGTCATTTTAGTGGCTGCAGCTCACATATTTTTAACGAGAAGAAATTAGGTATTCGGGGTTTGAACTTTGAGTTAAGCTCACCGAGACATTggcacaaatttttttttggtcaagacaTTGACACAATTTAGTTTAATACATgggtaaaaatattttatttacacCAGTAATACATAGAAATTATTATACATTCCGGAACTATTATGATATCACCTTACATacttaagaataaaaaaaatgagggtttcccttaaaaaaaaaaaaaagtttactcAATGCATTCTACTTCTATTCTGCTTACCAAAACGGCATGCTTTTCACAAACTCATTGacgtttcatttttatttttcttttgtaagtACAAATCATTGACATTTTTAAATGGTACCAACTAAAAACTTGGTCAATTATCCCCAATGCATGAAACAAAATAGACATTGGGCCATATGCCTCCCAGAAAAGAAACTTTGTCTCCATTGCCATGAAAATGGTATAGATTGATTATCATTTCTCCATAACTAAGAATATAACCTCAAGGCATTGTAAAAGTCATGTACAAATGGATCGTCACGTCAACCACTGGGATCCCTGAAGAGGAAACCAGTTTCATACATAATCAACGGCATATATGTCTATGCTACAAAAATCTACCATAGACCTATCAAGTAATATCCTCCAGCATTAACAATTTACTGGTATATGTTCACCAATTCAGGGGACAGAACAAGAACTCCGATTGGTTCGTGCATGGTTCAATTCTTCTGGATCTTTGAAAACGTTCCTGTTTCAGAGAAGTAGGTGCTTTGAGTTCCACTACCAAGTTGGTGTGCATGAGCCTGTGGATTTGAGAGCTCAATCCCctgaaaatacataaattaataattaacaaGAATGCAAGATGATAATAAAAGCATGACTAATTAAGTTACTCTGCTAAAAGCATTTTGAGTTCAAACCcaaattttcatcattcatGATAATATCAGACAAgttttttatatacattaatTGATATAGTTCTCCCGTTGTTCCAAAACTTTGGTCGTTTAAGGAATGTGCAGGTATATTAAGAACTTGATTGATGTGTATTGTAACAAAATACCCTTACTCTAATCATTAAAAATGCTttacaatttttcatttatttatccTACCTACTCTCAAATCTCAATAGTCAATACTATGGGGGTagggtataattggaagaaaaagatcATTTGTATCTTGGGTTTCTATAacttttttgtaacaaaatacCAAATGGAGGGTGGAAGAAGGAGATACGTTGTACTGTTGAAGAAGCAGAGAGATGTTTAAGTCTTCTCAAAGCAAAAATGGACAAAACAAAACAGTTTAGCCGAAGACAAACACAATGCAAGGAGACATTCTTGTGAAAACATGCTCATGATGTCACTCATGTGCACAAGAATGTCAGCTGATCACTAGTCTGTTACATTCCCCTTAAgtatgaaaaaaatgaaggtaCTACTGTATGAAGGGTGTTTGTAAATTAGAGAATGGCATCACTGTTTCTCAAAATACAAACACTTGGCGATCCAGCACCAGACAAGCTGAAATTTACCAATGTGAATCTCTATATGAAGCCAGAAAACAGACAGGTGGAAAGAGTGACTTTGATGCATAGATTCATAAACTCATGCGATTCTGAGTTAACTCTAGAGTTTGCCAATTGTGCCTTTATTCTCAAGGCACAGAATAGAATCATCATAAAATGGCTTCTGAAAGGACAGGGTCCGGTCTGGATGTTGGTCAATGAGCAACTTGTAATTCTAAAACACTTCAACTAAGGCATCACATACCCAAGATGTTCCTAGATAGAGAGAAATCACACTGTTGGTAGGTATCCTTTTAGTCATCATTATTAGGCCTGTACAACGGGCGGTTCGGTGAGGTTTTCGGTCTCAAAATCCGGAACCGATCAAACCGACGGTGTGAATATTACAGTCCGTTTCCGTCCGTTTGAGCCCACGGTTTCGACAGTCGGCGGTTCAACGCTTTTAGCGGGTGGTCGGCCGGACTCCGCCGGTTTTGGATTAAACAAAATCTGgtacaaaaattacaaaaaaaaaaacggaataACAGTGAGGAAGAAAGGTTTTGGATTTGTAGGTATtcacagcttatgacatgtgaaaaatgaaaaggattGTGTTGTCTGTGTTGATAATAAAggaagaagtagaagaagaaagagttcAGATTTGTGGAGCTGTGATGTGTGTATGCTGATGTGCAATGACTATGGTCATAAAGTAgtgatttgaaaatataaaatattaaaaatagacATAAATTAATGCCTTGGAATTGAATAGTTTTTGAGAGTTCCAAGACAATTGAGAGAGAGACAACACGTCTTCCCTATGCAAGCCAGCTTTCACATTGTAAAAgtgttaatttttatcattcttGGCATAAAATCGGTCAGTTGCTGGGTACCGATGGATTGGTTTTTGCAATCCGAATCCGACCGTTCATAACTGTATAAAACCGAAAAAGCATGAATCACCAACCCGCGGTTCATATACACCCGACCCGAATGGTCACGGTTTCACCGGTTTGGCCGGTTTTCGGGCGGGTACGGATATTCTGTCCAGCCCTAATCATTATCATATCATGCCATTGATACAACAATTTTGAGGGCCTGAGAAacttatgttattatttgtCCCAAAAGATGGTGATACTCTACGCAATGGGGGCTTGACGTCCACCATAAGGCACAGGTATAGCATCAGTTATGCATGATCTTGTGGTATTTATTTAGGCATTCACTGAATCATCAAAGTAGCCTCACCACAGTTGTATTATAAATATACCGCAATAGCAGTAGGGAAGTAATCCAGATATTCTGTTTCTAAATTTGCTTCACATCAATTCCGACACTATTTATGCAGCTAAAGAGCAGGAGAATAActaaagaaagagtaataagtGAAGCTAACCTGCACTGGAGTAAATGCAAGACTTGAGGTTAAACCAGATGTAGCACCACTGCTACCATAACTCTTTTCCTTGAatctgaaaaatgaaaatagttaATTAGAATTATCATTTTGTTTAGTAAGATAACTGAGACAGGAATCATGATTCAAAATCTTGCCACACAATCAATTAACAAGGACTTAATAGCATATTTAGAACTAAAAGCAGTAAGAAAAGACTCACTTCTTAGCAACTTTTGCAGCAAGTTTGCTTTGACCTGCTGAAACACGAAGCTTGCCACTGCCAGCCTGACCCAGCATTCCATAACCCTCACCCAGACCGTCCCCTATAACACggaacataaaaatataaataaggagaaaataacattattgcatacgaaaagaataaacaaaaagaGATGATGTTCACTTCCAAAGGATTTCATTCTATGTCTTTATCAAATTAGGTATTAGGAGTCTTATTATCTAAGGAGGGAGGTTTGGTTATAAAAATAATCCTGGTCACACTAGTGTGACTTAGATTATTGGAATTGAATATGCAGTATCACAATATTCTGCCCAAGGCTTGTAATAGTTTTACCCTTGTACTTCCCAATCccaaaattgttgttttcaacatgtttctAATATATGCATTATtagaaaaattgaataaaaattcTGCAGGCCATTTTTCTAATATATGCATTATTTTTCACAGTTGGTTGTTCGTATTTACAAACCAACCTAAAAATTGGCTAAAATTTTATATTCTTCCTGTTCGAAACATTTGAATTATGACAATTTCTTTAAACTGcgttaattattaatataattagaatAACGGGAGTAATAATTAATAGGAATCACAAGGTCCCACATAGTCATGCCTAACACGGAGTTTGCTATCATGATATCACAATTATTCAAAGTCACATTACTGATACTCCTCTTTTCTCCTCTTCTATCTAATAATTATTTCCTTAGttttaggcaaaaaaaaaaaacataaatatgtgCATACAAAAAATGCAAAGTATTGAACTACAAATGTAAAATTACCTAAAGAGCTCTCTTCAGGAATTCCAAATTGCATCCTATTAGCTAACTTCCTCATGTCCGTTATTGCATACCTGATGGCATAAGAATCAACAGATCAAGAATTAGAAAAAAGGCCAAAAAGAAATATACCCTTAACCCCGCAACCTGAGAAAAAGTACTACAAAAATTTATGCTAACCGCTCCTTCATCTTCCTAAGTCTGCGACCACCTCTCTTCTTTTTAGGCTCAGAATCAGGCACTGGAAGTGGTTTGGGTTGTTTAGCAGGAGGGGGTTCTTGCCacttctcaatttttttatggatcTCGTCCTTGAGAGATCTTCCAGTTTTCCCAGATGGGTCGCCACGTATTGAGTCTACACGTGCTGCAAGTGTAGACTTTGCAGCCACGAGTCGGCATGCTCGCATCCTGAAAGAAGGTGGGGTAGTCTGAAATATTTCGGTTTGCTCGATGTAACCGACATGAAATTGTGACGTTGCAGTGGAGAACCCGGCgagattttttttcttggcTCCTAGAAGCTGAACATTACAGGCAGGCATCTTTGCAAGAGCTGATAGGCCACCAGCCGTTCCCATGAGTTTAGCCGCAACAGCACTCCCAACTATAGCTGAAACATTAGGCGCAATGTAACCCATTCTACTTTCTACAAAATCAAGAACTTTCTTCTTAGCTGAATCAAGAGCAAGGGCTCGATCACAAGCCTCAATTGTCTTACTAAGGACTTCTTCCGGAAGAGGCTTGCCAGTCGTAGTTGACGCTGTAACTGAGACAACCATGATAATGGCTGAGGGTAAAAGCCCTTCTAAATCAACAAGGGTCAGATCCATTTCATTTCCTATC containing:
- the LOC11440004 gene encoding U4/U6 small nuclear ribonucleoprotein Prp31 homolog; the protein is MATLADTFLADLDELSDNEAEIPADNDADAADMDEDVDGDLADLENLNYDDLDSVSKLQQTQRYVDVMQKVEEALKKGSDVSQGLDLEDDPEYQLIVECNALSVDIENEIVIIHNFIRDKYRLKFPELESLVHHPIDYARVVKKIGNEMDLTLVDLEGLLPSAIIMVVSVTASTTTGKPLPEEVLSKTIEACDRALALDSAKKKVLDFVESRMGYIAPNVSAIVGSAVAAKLMGTAGGLSALAKMPACNVQLLGAKKKNLAGFSTATSQFHVGYIEQTEIFQTTPPSFRMRACRLVAAKSTLAARVDSIRGDPSGKTGRSLKDEIHKKIEKWQEPPPAKQPKPLPVPDSEPKKKRGGRRLRKMKERYAITDMRKLANRMQFGIPEESSLGDGLGEGYGMLGQAGSGKLRVSAGQSKLAAKVAKKFKEKSYGSSGATSGLTSSLAFTPVQGIELSNPQAHAHQLGSGTQSTYFSETGTFSKIQKN